In Cryptomeria japonica chromosome 10, Sugi_1.0, whole genome shotgun sequence, a genomic segment contains:
- the LOC131858866 gene encoding uncharacterized protein LOC131858866: MLEAFPLQPIQVEQLFIKWGIDFIGAINPCSSEGHKWVLTTTNYFTRWTEVVALKEASESVVLNFYEDLVTRFGTPDYIISDNALAFVGTKISEWAVHNGRFSYTSSNYYPQGNGLAMSTNKNLIKIIKRKIEDNQRAWHTKLKSTLWANRITPKRSTGNSPNMLVYGKEARFPISLELPAFDLVNQLEMMGEEPMAIMLQQQVELEEIRD; encoded by the coding sequence ATGTTAGAAGCTTTTCCCTTGCAGCCTATCCAAGTTGAGCAACTCTTCATAAAGTGGGGAATTGATTTCATTGGAGCCATTAACCCATGTTCCAGTGAAGGTCATAAGTGGGTTCTCACTACTACTAACTATTTTACAAGATGGACTGAAGTTGTAGCATTAAAAGAGGCTAGTGAGAGTGTTGTCCTAAACTTTTATGAAGATTTGGTAACAAGATTTGGTACTCCTGATTATATCATTTCTGATAATGCCTTAGCTTTTGTGGGAACAAAGATAAGTGAGTGGGCAGTGCATAATGGCAGATTTTCTTATACATCTTCAAActattatcctcaagggaatggactagCTATGTCCACAAACAAGAACTTAATTAAAATCATCAAGAGGAAAATTGAGGATAATCAAAGAGCATGGCATACAAAACTGAAATCAACTCTATGGGCTAATAGAATCACCCCTAAAAGGTCAACTGGTAACTCACCCAACATGCTGGTCTATGGTAAAGAGGCAAGGTTTCCTATCTCCCTTGAGCTTCCAGCTTTTGATTTGGTCAATCAACTTGAAATGATGGGAGAAGAGCCAATGGCAATAATGTTGCAACAGCAAGTAGAGTTGGAAGAGATTAGAGATTAG